In Carya illinoinensis cultivar Pawnee chromosome 6, C.illinoinensisPawnee_v1, whole genome shotgun sequence, a single genomic region encodes these proteins:
- the LOC122314260 gene encoding serine/threonine-protein kinase BRI1-like 2, whose amino-acid sequence MESKPVQVFYHLALSIILFILFVFVPGTEQDGFSTVKTDAQALLMFIKTIEKDPNGVLSGWQLDRNPCNWHGVSCSLGRVTQLDLTGSGLAGAISFDHLASLDMLSVLKMSFNPFTINATSLLQLPYGLKHLDLSSTGLSGSVPDKFLSKCPNLVFVDLSLNNMTGSLPATLLLNSNQLQVLDLSFNNLTGSISGLNIENSCSSLLHLDLSRNRIIGSLPNSLSNCTSLNNLSLSGNWLTGEIPGSFGQFRSLQRLDLSHNYLTGWIPPELGLACNSLLELQLSNNNITGSIPASLSSCPWLQLLDLSNNNISGPLPDSMFRKLVSLENLLLSNNVISGSFPASISYCKRLRVVDFSSNRISGVIPGDICPGAALLEELRMPDNLIVGEIPAELSQCMQLKIIDFSLNFLNGSIPGELGKLENLEQLMAWFNGLEGKIPKELGKCSNLKDVILNNNHLSGEIPVELFKCSNLEWISLTSNGLTGEIPREFGQLTRLAVLQLGYNSLSGQIPRELESCRSLVWLDLNSNNLTGEIPPKFGRQPGAKASSGILSGNTLVFVRNVGNSCKGVGGLLEFSGIRPERLQQVPTLKTCDFTRFYSGLVLNRFTNYQTLEYLDLSYNELRGEIPEEFGDMVALKVLVLAHNQLSGEIPSSLGRLKDLGVFDASHNRLQGHIPDSFSNLSFLVQIDLSSNELTGQIPTRGQLSTLPASQYANNPGLCGVPLPECQNGSDEPDTPPNGDESRRSRKPTVAPWENSTVLGIFISITSVCILIVWAIAICARRKEAEEVKMLTTLQASHSATTWKIDKEKEPLSINIATFQRQLRKLKFSQLIEATNGFSAESLIGCGGFGEVFKATLKDGSSVAIKKLIRLSCQGDREFTAEMETLGKIKHRNLVPLLGYCKVGEERLLVYEFMEYGSLEELLHGRTKARDRRILTWEERKKIARGAAKGLCFLHHNCIPHIIHRDMKSSNVLLDHEMEARVSDFGMARLISALDTHLSVSTLAGTPGYVPPEYYQSFRCTAKGDVYSFGVVLLELLTGKRPTDKEDFGDTNLVGWVKMKVREANALEVIDPELLSGTKETDAAEAEVKEMVRYLEITLQCVDDFPSKRPNMLQTVAMLRELMPGSASGSSNSG is encoded by the coding sequence ATGGAAAGCAAACCAGTTCAGGTCTTCTATCATCTTGCTCTATCAATTATTCTCTTCATACTGTTTGTTTTCGTTCCTGGAACCGAACAAGATGGGTTTTCAACAGTCAAGACCGATGCACAAGCACTCTTAATGTTCATTAAGACGATAGAGAAGGACCCTAATGGAGTTTTATCAGGGTGGCAGCTTGATCGGAATCCATGCAACTGGCATGGTGTTTCATGCTCTCTAGGACGAGTGACTCAACTTGATCTAACCGGGTCGGGCCTTGCAGGGGCTATCTCCTTCGACCATCTGGCTTCACTAGATATGTTATCTGTTCTGAAAATGTCTTTCAATCCATTTACCATAAATGCTACTTCTTTGCTTCAGCTTCCATATGGTTTAAAACATCTTGATCTATCTAGTACTGGTCTTTCTGGTTCTGTCCCCGATAAGTTTTTATCGAAATGTCCCAATCTGGTTTTTGTCGATCTTTCGCTTAACAATATGACGGGTTCGTTACCTGCCACTCTATTATTGAATTCCAATCAACTGCAGGTTCTGGACCTCTCCTTTAACAACCTTACCGGGTCAATTTCTGGCTTGAACATTGAGAATTCTTGCAGTTCGTTGCTGCATCTAGATCTGTCTAGAAACCGTATAATCGGTTCCCTCCCAAACTCCCTCTCGAACTGCACTAGTCTCAACAACTTGAGTTTATCTGGCAATTGGCTCACAGGGGAAATCCCAGGATCGTTTGGTCAATTCAGGAGTTTACAGAGATTGGATCTATCTCATAATTATCTCACTGGCTGGATTCCACCAGAATTGGGACTTGCATGCAATTCACTTTTAGAACTTCAGctttctaataataatattactggCTCTATTCCAGCCTCCTTATCTTCTTGTCCTTGGTTGCAGCTTCTCGATCTGTCTAATAACAATATATCTGGTCCGTTACCCGATTCCATGTTTCGGAAGCTTGTCTCGTTGGAGAACTTATTGTTGAGTAATAACGTAATTTCTGGATCCTTTCCTGCTTCAATATCATATTGCAAAAGATTACGTGTTGTAGATTTTAGCTCCAACAGGATTTCTGGGGTGATACCGGGAGATATATGTCCAGGAGCTGCCTTGCTGGAGGAGTTGAGAATGCCGGATAATCTCATCGTGGGAGAAATCCCCGCCGAGTTATCACAATGCATGCAGCTGAAGATCATTGATTTCAGCCTAAACTTTCTCAATGGCTCAATTCCGGGAGAGCTTGGGAAGCTTGAGAATCTTGAGCAACTAATGGCATGGTTCAATGGGTTGGAAGGGAAGATCCCAAAAGAGTTGGGCAAATGCAGCAATCTCAAGGATGTCATTCTCAATAACAATCATCTGAGCGGTGAAATTCCAGTTGAATTGTTCAAATGCAGTAATCTTGAATGGATATCGCTCACAAGCAATGGACTAACAGGTGAAATCCCCAGGGAATTTGGTCAATTGACAAGACTCGCCGTGTTGCAACTTGGATACAACAGCTTGAGTGGGCAGATACCAAGAGAGCTTGAAAGCTGCAGAAGTTTGGTTTGGCTGGACTTAAACAGCAACAACCTTACGGGAGAGATCCCTCCAAAATTTGGAAGACAGCCAGGAGCAAAAGCATCGAGCGGAATTCTATCTGGGAACACTTTGGTATTTGTACGCAATGTCGGAAATTCTTGTAAAGGGGTCGGAGGTTTGTTGGAATTCTCCGGAATTCGACCTGAGAGACTTCAGCAGGTCCCGACGCTGAAGACCTGTGATTTCACGAGATTTTATTCTGGTCTGGTCCTAAACCGCTTTACAAACTACCAGACTTTGGAGTATTTGGATCTTTCTTACAATGAGCTTCGTGGTGAAATCCCCGAAGAATTTGGAGACATGGTGGCGTTGAAAGTTCTTGTATTAGCCCACAACCAGTTATCGGGGGAGATCCCCTCCTCACTAGGCCGACTCAAAGATTTGGGCGTGTTTGATGCATCACATAACAGATTGCAGGGTCATATACCTGATTCCTTCTCAAATCTATCATTCTTAGTGCAAATTGATCTGTCGAGCAACGAATTAACAGGACAAATTCCAACAAGGGGACAGCTCAGTACACTTCCAGCAAGCCAGTACGCGAACAACCCAGGACTTTGCGGGGTTCCATTACCAGAATGCCAGAATGGCAGTGACGAACCAGATACACCTCCAAACGGGGATGAGAGCAGAAGAAGTCGAAAGCCAACGGTTGCACCTTGGGAAAATAGCACTGTCTTGGGGATTTTCATTTCAATTACTTCTGTCTGCATTCTGATTGTCTGGGCAATTGCAATTTGTGCTAGACGGAAGGAGGCAGAGGAAGTCAAGATGCTTACTACCTTGCAAGCATCCCATTCAGCCACCACGTGGAAAATTGACAAAGAGAAAGAGCCATTGAGCATTAATATAGCAACTTTCCAAAGGCAGTTGAGGAAGCTCAAGTTCTCCCAACTAATTGAGGCCACCAATGGCTTTTCAGCAGAAAGCCTTATTGGGTGTGGAGGATTCGGAGAAGTGTTCAAGGCCACGCTGAAAGATGGGTCAAGTGTTGCAATCAAAAAGCTTATACGATTGAGCTGCCAGGGTGACCGAGAATTCACGGCCGAGATGGAAACTTTGGGGAAAATCAAGCACAGGAATCTTGTGCCTCTATTGGGTTATTGCAAAGTGGGCGAGGAGAGACTCCTTGTGTATGAATTCATGGAGTATGGAAGCCTTGAAGAGCTGCTTCATGGTAGAACTAAGGCACGAGATCGACGGATTCTGACAtgggaggaaagaaaaaagattgcGAGAGGTGCAGCGAAAGGACTCTGTTTCCTACATCACAACTGCATCCCACACATAATACACCGGGACATGAAATCAAGCAATGTCCTACTTGACCACGAAATGGAAGCCAGGGTTTCGGATTTTGGAATGGCAAGACTCATTAGTGCACTTGACACCCACCTCAGTGTAAGCACACTTGCAGGCACACCTGGATACGTCCCCCCAGAGTACTACCAAAGCTTCCGATGCACTGCAAAAGGTGACGTCTATTCGTTTGGGGTTGTCCTCTTGGAGCTCTTGACAGGGAAACGCCCAACTGATAAAGAGGATTTTGGAGATACAAACTTGGTGGGGTGGGTGAAAATGAAAGTTAGAGAAGCCAATGCATTGGAGGTGATAGACCCAGAGTTGCTTTCAGGGACAAAAGAAACTGATGCAGCAGAGGCAGAAGTAAAAGAGATGGTAAGGTATCTGGAAATAACACTGCAGTGTGTGGATGATTTCCCCTCTAAGAGGCCTAACATGTTGCAGACGGTGGCCATGCTGAGAGAGCTGATGCCCGGATCAGCCAGCGGAAGCAGCAACAGCGGTTGA